GGTCCTCTATGAGGGTTTGCTCCATGTAGTGCATTATTGATTCGGTTGTCTGGCATCGCTCATACTGGTCGACATCGTGCAGGGGTGTCATGCTTCCTCTCAGTTCAGGAAGTTCCATCTGGAAATCATGATCATGGGTGGCTGAAATGATATTCCCGGTTTTGTTGGTTTCAACAATCCAAACATCAATATCTCCAAAGAACTCATCACGTACAAAATACCATGTGTTGCCGATATTGCTGTATCCTTCGGAGAAATAATTGCCATCAACGAGATAGAGGAATGACTGGAACAACTCAGCGTCCTCATCAGATCTCAGCAGATAGCTTGGGCGTAGGGATTTGATGAACGAAGGAGAGGTTAGGTAATCCTCGGCATCCCCAAAGGATTGAATGGAATTCCCCTCTGGTACGAACAGGGCAGATGATTCTAAGGCAACGCTCCCATCATGGAGTAGTAATTCAATTGAACCTGCATACACAGTAGCAGAAGATATTTCCTGAAAAACAGGTCCAGGGAAGGCTATTTCATAGTAACTGGTTTTTGAGGACTCAATGGCAGATTCCACCACCTCCAAAGCCCCAGCTGATAGACTTGTCATCAGGCAAGTCAACACAAAGAGAAGAAAGCCTTGTCTCAATAGTTTCATAGCTACACTCCATGTATATTGCATCATGCACTGTGGTGCATCGATCAATCAGTTTCATGACGAGCCGTTGTAGAAATTTCTGAATTACTGCCTCTGAGTGTACATGAGGTTTATCGACAACACGAGTTTTCTACCCCAGTATGGAATTAAATCCTGTAAAAAATACCGATTGTTTTTCTCTCTTCTACTTGTCATATGGAAAGCATGAAAAGTGTCAATTGTTGCTTTCCAATACGGGGAAGCTGTCCTATGATGGAGACATCATACGCCTTGAGCACCAAAGAGTGTTTTGAGGAAGATGCAAGGAGAGACCTGGATGCATATCGTACTACTGTCTGGAGGATCGGGAAAACGGCTTTGGCCACTGTCAAATGAGGTACGATCGAAACAATTCATCAAATTCTTCAAGAAAGAGGATGGTAGCTATGAATCCATGGTACAGCGGGTTCATCGCCAGATCAGGGAGGTCGATCCAAACGCTACCATTACCATTGCAACTTCCAAGACACAGGTCTCAGCAATCCATAACCAGCTTGGAAAGGATATTGGTATTTCCGTAGAACCCTGCCGTCGTGATACCTTTCCTGCCATTGCGCTTGCTGCTGCCTATATGCACGATGTGCAGAATGTAGGGGAGAAGGAGGCTGTGGTTGTCTGTCCTGTGGACCCGTTTGTGGACGATGCGTATTTCTCCATGCTTGAGCAAGTGGGAAAGCAAGCAGAGAAGGGTGAGGCAAACTTGGTTCTCTTGGGTATTGAACCTACCTATCCCAGTGAGAAGTATGGGTACATCATTCCCTCTGATGGCAATTCTGTAAGCAAGGTCTCTACCTTCAAGGAAAAACCAGATGCTGCAACCGCAGAGACCTATATCTCCTCTGGGGCTCTCTGGAACGCAGGGGTCTTCGCGTTCCGCTTGGGTTATCTACTGGAAACAGCTCACAACCTCATTGATTTTACTGATTACCATGATCTGTTCGCAAAGTACGAAACCCTCAATAAAATCAGCTTCGACTATGCCGTTGTTGAGAAGGAATCAGAGATTCAGGTGATGCGGTATGAAGGTATGTGGAAGGATCTCGGTACATGGAACACGCTCAGTGAATCCATGAGCGAGCCTATTGTCGGCATCGGAGAGATGGACGATTCTTGTACTGATGTGCAAATCATCAATGAGCTGGACATCCCCATTCTTGCAATGGGTCTTCATGATGTCATTATCTGTGCCAGTGCAGAAGGTGTGCTTGTCTCTGATAAGGAGCGCTCGAGCCAGATCAAGCAGTATGTTGAATCCTTCAAGCAACCGATCATGTTTGCAGAGAAATCCTGGGGAAGTTTTCGCATCCTCGATGTCGGGAAGGAGAGCCTGACCATCAAGGCAATCCTTCAGGCGGGAGGGCAGATGCACTACCACAGTCACAGACAACGTGATGAGGTGTGGACTGTCATTGGTGGGAGAGGGATTGTAGTCCTGGACGGAGAGAGGAGAGCAGTAAATGCTTCTGATGTGATCTCCATCAAGAGAGGGGTCAAGCATACCATCATTGCCGAGACGGAACTTACCTTAATTGAGGTACAACATGGTAAAGCCATCACGGTAGAAGACAAGGAAACGTTTCCGTCTCCCTAAAAGACTCGAACTGCTCGTACAACCAATAATTCTTCTTTTTCGACTTTACCCTGTACGCCATTGGAGAACCCTTGTGCCCAAGCTCGTTCCCCATCATAGGAGGAAGAACTCCAGTAGGCAAATCCCTCTCCACGGAAGGTGTCCCTATTGGTCCTAGCAAGGGAAGAGAACAAGAGGGCCAGCTCCTCCTTTGAGGGAAGGAACCAGTCGTTGTAACCACCGGCCATGAGATTCGTACAGTACACAGCTGCTGTTTCGTTCCAGGCAGGGTCCTGCTCCACGAGCTCTTTTGTGTTGGCTTCTCCGCTTCCAAGGTCGACACTTGTGTCCACCTCGAGACCGGTTGTTCCCCACCTTGCCAACATCTCGGTATCTGCTGGGGCTGCTTCCATGTATTGCCAACCACCGGATGCATCTCCCTTATCAAAGAACACCAATCCACCAGCGGGTCCCAAGCTGCCTATTGTATAGGCCTCTTTCTCTGGGATCTTGCTGCCAGTGGTAGTGCATCCAGATAAAATAAGAGCGAGAACAACCACGAGAAATACTCCTGCCAGGCCTGTCCATCTGTCTCTTTGCATGCTAGACCTCATCTTGGGAAGGGTTTTCATCGTTGTAGAGTATATCTGAGTAGATCATATATCCTCCACGTTCCCGGTCCTTGACTGCATAGGTAGCAATCTCTGCTCGTTTGATAAGCGTGTTGATGTCATCACCATGCTCTGGATAGAGGCTGATACCCAAGCTTGCCGATACTTCAATGGTGGTATTTGGTAACTCAAAGGGAGTGGCAAAGGCAGTCTGGATCTTCTTTGCAACCGCCAGGGCGTCTCTTCTCATACGGATACCATTGAGCAGTACAATGAACTTATCGCTTCCAAGGCGGCTTACCAGATCGCTTTTTCTCAGCTGTGCTTTAACCCGGGAGGCTACAATCTGGAGAACCTTGTCACCCATCTTGAATCCGTGGTTCTCATTGATGGTCGTGAAATGATCAATATCGATGACCAGAAAGGCAACCAAATCATCGGAGTAACGGGCTTGGCTGACGGTTAACTTCGCTTGATCATGGAAGAAGTTTCGGTTGGGAAGACCGGTAAGGATATCTTGGGTTGCCAAGAATGCCAGCTTATCCTCCAATCGTTTCTGTGCCGAGATATCCTCAGCTGAACCATCATAGAAACACACTTCTTCGTCTTCATTGTACACCGTGCGAACGGTATCCCGGATCCAGATGGTCTGCCCGTCGTATCGTTCAACTTCAAAGACCAAGCCGTGGATATTCTCATCCCTCTCTATGATCTCCTGCCACGTTTTCAGCTCTTCCTGGTCGACAAACATGGAGAAGTAGTTGTCTGATTCCATGACTTCAATGCTTGGGGCCTTGAAAATATTGGCCAGTGTCTGGTTGAGTTCGACAAACTCACCAGTTGGCTTGATTCGGTACAGTCCGGAAGGCACACTGTCAAAGAGGGAGGTGTTTGCAAGGCTTCCCCCCTTGGTTGCACGCTTTCTCAGTGGTTTCGCTCCCGTATGCAACGAGAATTTCTCCAACTCACGAAGAATACGTACATGGGCTTCCATTTGATTTTCCAGGGAGATTACCGGAGAATCGGGGGGAAGTTCCTTCTCGCTGACCAAAAGGATGTCATCGATTGAGCCGATGTCATTGAGAATCTTGATCATATTCTCAATGGAGTAATAGTCTTCCAAGTCATTGGAGAGGATGGCTACATCGAAACGTTGCCTCTTGACGGTGGAAAGAGCATCCACCATGGTATCGACATGGGTTATATGTTCAATCTGACTCTTGAGGTAATTTGCCAATAATTCCTTGGAGCCTGTAGCTTCCAAAACCATAATCACACGAATTGAGTCAAGCATAGATGTTCCCCCGTTTGGCTCATTATCCCCTCCCCGTTGCCATTCTGTCAACGACGGACGGATAAATCAGTGGTAAAATGGCAATCGCTACCCTATACTCAAGCTATGGAAACCCCTATGCATATCACCCACGTCCCCAGGCGCTTCGTGCAAGATGAATGGGGAGGTACAGAAACCTTCATCACCGAGGTATCCACCCGCTTGTTGGCACGTGGTTTTCCCACCGAGATTCTGACCACCAAGGCACTGAATACCACGAGATCCGAGCAATTCAGGGGAATACCTATCAGGCGGTATTCCTATTTCTACCCGTACCTTGGCTTGAGTCGTGAAGATTCCTTGCAGTTGGACCGCAAGGCTGGCAACCTCTTCTCCTGGTCCTTGATGGTTAGGTTGCTGACCGAGAAACGACCACCAGCTATTCTTCACCTCCACACCGGAAAGAGGCTTGGGGGTATTGTTCGGCTCTGCGCGAAAATCAGGCATATTCCATATGTTATTTCCCTTCATGGTGGATATTTTGCTGTTCCGACTTCAGAGAGAAAGACTTGGACAGACCCAACCAAGCATACGATTGAGTGGGGCAAGGTGCTTGGTTTGCTTGTTGGTTCCAGAAGGGTCTTGGATGATGCCTCTGCCATCCTTTGTGTCGGATGGGAAGAGTATGAGGTGATGCATAAACAGTACCCCAAGAACCAGGTACACTATCTTCCCAATGGTGTCGACCTCGACCGTTTTGCAAATGGGAGGGGCAAGGAGTTCAGGCAAACGTATGGGATTGCTGAGGATGCTTTTCTTCTCTTGACTGTAGCCCGGGTAGATGAGCAGAAGAACCAGCTTGCCCTGGTTACGCAACTACCACACATACTGCAGAAAGTACCAAAGGCCCATGTTCTGATGATCGGGCCTCCTACCAATCCTGCGTATCGAGCCAAGGTAGTGAAGCAGGTCGAAGAACTGGGGCTTCAGGAGCACGTGACACTGCTTGATGGTTTCTCCTATGGAGACTCCCGCTTGGTGGATGCTTACCACAGTGCAGATTGTTTTGTGCTGCCTTCATTGCATGAGCCTTTTGGCATGGTTGTATTGGAAGCCTGGGCAAGTGGACTTGCTGTAGTTGCAAGCCATGTTGGGGGGCTCAAACGTTTGGTGGAGGATGGGTATAATGGTCTGGCAATGGAAGCTGAAGCTGAAGTCTCTCAGGCAAACAGCCTTGCCAGCTGTGTGATCAGGCTCGCTGAGTCAGAGGAACTACGGAACAAACTAGCTTTCAATGGACTGCAAACCGCTAAAGAACGGTATAGTTGGGATCATATTACCGATGAATTGATATCCATCTACAGGAGTGTGTATGCAGATACTCTTCGTTAACACAACCTTCGGCTATGTTGGAGGTGTTGAGCAACATATCATCCTGGCCTGTGATGGACTTCGTCTGAGAGGCTACAGTTGCAGCATTGCATACCAGAATGCCTCTGGTAGGGATGCCAGTGAGTTCTCCAGCCACTTCAATGCCTCCTACTCATTGCAGTCCTCTACCTGGAAGGAGGTGCTTGATAGGGACCGCCCTGACTGTATCTACATCCATAAGTGGGACTCCATCCAACCAATCCTTACGGCCGTAGGGGGGAGGATTCCTCTCATACGTATGTTCCATGACCATGATATCTACTGCCCGAGGAGGCATAAGTATCTTTCCTTCTCGAGAAAGATCTGTACATATAAGGCAGGACTTGCTTGTTATCTTGACCTTGCATTTCTTGAGCGAAAACAGGGAAAGATAGCCTATGCTCCCATTCTTCCAAAGCTGCGTGAGTTAGCTATTAACCGGACATTGGATTGTGTGGTGGTAGGGAGCTCCTATATGCGCAAGGAGCTCCTGAGAAATGGTTTTTCTCCCGACTCCATCAAGGTGATTCCTCCCTCTGTAAGTGATTTTGAGAAATCTCCAGTACCCCTTA
The sequence above is drawn from the uncultured Sphaerochaeta sp. genome and encodes:
- a CDS encoding DUF1566 domain-containing protein, coding for MQRDRWTGLAGVFLVVVLALILSGCTTTGSKIPEKEAYTIGSLGPAGGLVFFDKGDASGGWQYMEAAPADTEMLARWGTTGLEVDTSVDLGSGEANTKELVEQDPAWNETAAVYCTNLMAGGYNDWFLPSKEELALLFSSLARTNRDTFRGEGFAYWSSSSYDGERAWAQGFSNGVQGKVEKEELLVVRAVRVF
- a CDS encoding glycosyltransferase family 4 protein, yielding MQILFVNTTFGYVGGVEQHIILACDGLRLRGYSCSIAYQNASGRDASEFSSHFNASYSLQSSTWKEVLDRDRPDCIYIHKWDSIQPILTAVGGRIPLIRMFHDHDIYCPRRHKYLSFSRKICTYKAGLACYLDLAFLERKQGKIAYAPILPKLRELAINRTLDCVVVGSSYMRKELLRNGFSPDSIKVIPPSVSDFEKSPVPLTDTGGILYVGQLVRGKGVDTLLRAFALIRSTLTLTIVGAGNDEEFLHSLSVELGISQRVQFLGWVEHNQLGKLYDEAMMVVVPSRWPEPFGMVGLEALLRQRPVIASEVGGIPDWLEDGETGLLFPVNDEASLARAIDRLAEDNQLASELGRRGRDNVLERFSFDAFITRLIDLIQERITQCS
- a CDS encoding glycosyltransferase family 4 protein; translation: METPMHITHVPRRFVQDEWGGTETFITEVSTRLLARGFPTEILTTKALNTTRSEQFRGIPIRRYSYFYPYLGLSREDSLQLDRKAGNLFSWSLMVRLLTEKRPPAILHLHTGKRLGGIVRLCAKIRHIPYVISLHGGYFAVPTSERKTWTDPTKHTIEWGKVLGLLVGSRRVLDDASAILCVGWEEYEVMHKQYPKNQVHYLPNGVDLDRFANGRGKEFRQTYGIAEDAFLLLTVARVDEQKNQLALVTQLPHILQKVPKAHVLMIGPPTNPAYRAKVVKQVEELGLQEHVTLLDGFSYGDSRLVDAYHSADCFVLPSLHEPFGMVVLEAWASGLAVVASHVGGLKRLVEDGYNGLAMEAEAEVSQANSLASCVIRLAESEELRNKLAFNGLQTAKERYSWDHITDELISIYRSVYADTLR
- a CDS encoding sensor domain-containing diguanylate cyclase — encoded protein: MLDSIRVIMVLEATGSKELLANYLKSQIEHITHVDTMVDALSTVKRQRFDVAILSNDLEDYYSIENMIKILNDIGSIDDILLVSEKELPPDSPVISLENQMEAHVRILRELEKFSLHTGAKPLRKRATKGGSLANTSLFDSVPSGLYRIKPTGEFVELNQTLANIFKAPSIEVMESDNYFSMFVDQEELKTWQEIIERDENIHGLVFEVERYDGQTIWIRDTVRTVYNEDEEVCFYDGSAEDISAQKRLEDKLAFLATQDILTGLPNRNFFHDQAKLTVSQARYSDDLVAFLVIDIDHFTTINENHGFKMGDKVLQIVASRVKAQLRKSDLVSRLGSDKFIVLLNGIRMRRDALAVAKKIQTAFATPFELPNTTIEVSASLGISLYPEHGDDINTLIKRAEIATYAVKDRERGGYMIYSDILYNDENPSQDEV
- a CDS encoding sugar phosphate nucleotidyltransferase gives rise to the protein MHIVLLSGGSGKRLWPLSNEVRSKQFIKFFKKEDGSYESMVQRVHRQIREVDPNATITIATSKTQVSAIHNQLGKDIGISVEPCRRDTFPAIALAAAYMHDVQNVGEKEAVVVCPVDPFVDDAYFSMLEQVGKQAEKGEANLVLLGIEPTYPSEKYGYIIPSDGNSVSKVSTFKEKPDAATAETYISSGALWNAGVFAFRLGYLLETAHNLIDFTDYHDLFAKYETLNKISFDYAVVEKESEIQVMRYEGMWKDLGTWNTLSESMSEPIVGIGEMDDSCTDVQIINELDIPILAMGLHDVIICASAEGVLVSDKERSSQIKQYVESFKQPIMFAEKSWGSFRILDVGKESLTIKAILQAGGQMHYHSHRQRDEVWTVIGGRGIVVLDGERRAVNASDVISIKRGVKHTIIAETELTLIEVQHGKAITVEDKETFPSP